A window from Mycobacterium botniense encodes these proteins:
- a CDS encoding MinD/ParA family ATP-binding protein, translating to MTTPPEPLRHQPRSDDESRSCTTDVRAQHSPADPAADAHGPATDAEDPAGDAQPVPHPPYEDGPMFLAARRRSRAAHGWRKLIATVTGGRVNPGPSAEQRRAAELVGRIRASLDGVHKVAFVSAKGGVGKSTMTVAVGNVVARARGDRVIAVDVDPDLGDLSARFSERGGPHANIQQVASLQDGDRYSTVRLHTVINNDRLELLGAQNDPKSTYTLGPEDYAATMRILDRHCNVILLDCGTSITDPLFTAIAGDVSGLVVVASQDVRGVEGALATLNWLYAHGFDGLLTRSVVALNATRDGPPLVDLKVVENEFAKFVSEVFRVPYDPHLADGLAVEFSALKPRTRKAVLELAAGVAQHFSTSHIRPYHDDDLGAWMDMIR from the coding sequence ATGACTACTCCACCCGAGCCGCTTCGTCACCAACCGCGATCTGACGACGAGTCGCGCTCCTGCACCACCGATGTCCGGGCCCAGCATTCCCCGGCCGACCCCGCGGCTGACGCGCACGGGCCGGCGACCGACGCGGAAGATCCGGCCGGCGACGCCCAGCCGGTTCCTCATCCTCCCTACGAGGACGGGCCGATGTTTTTGGCGGCGCGCCGGCGTTCCCGCGCCGCGCACGGCTGGCGCAAGCTGATCGCCACCGTCACCGGCGGGCGGGTCAATCCGGGACCGAGCGCTGAGCAGCGGCGTGCCGCCGAGTTGGTCGGCCGGATCCGCGCTTCGCTGGACGGTGTGCACAAGGTGGCGTTCGTCTCGGCCAAGGGCGGTGTCGGCAAGAGCACGATGACCGTGGCGGTGGGCAATGTGGTGGCCCGGGCGCGTGGCGATCGGGTGATCGCTGTCGACGTCGACCCGGATCTGGGTGATCTTTCGGCGAGGTTCAGTGAACGCGGCGGCCCGCACGCCAACATCCAGCAGGTGGCGTCGCTGCAGGACGGCGACCGCTACTCGACCGTGCGCCTGCACACCGTGATAAACAACGACCGGCTCGAACTGCTTGGCGCCCAAAATGATCCGAAGTCGACCTACACCTTGGGCCCGGAGGACTACGCGGCGACGATGAGGATCCTGGACCGGCACTGCAATGTGATCTTGCTGGACTGCGGGACGTCGATCACCGATCCGTTGTTCACCGCGATCGCCGGTGATGTCAGCGGTCTGGTGGTGGTGGCATCCCAGGATGTGCGCGGCGTCGAGGGCGCGTTGGCCACCTTGAATTGGCTGTATGCGCATGGGTTCGACGGGTTGCTGACGCGCAGCGTGGTGGCCCTGAACGCCACTCGGGACGGCCCACCGCTTGTCGACCTGAAAGTCGTCGAGAACGAATTCGCCAAGTTCGTGTCGGAGGTCTTCCGGGTGCCCTACGACCCGCATCTGGCCGACGGGCTGGCCGTCGAATTCAGCGCCCTCAAACCGCGCACCCGCAAGGCCGTGCTCGAGCTCGCCGCCGGTGTGGCGCAACACTTTTCCACCAGCCATATACGCCCCTACCATGACGACGACCTGGGCGCCTGGATGGACATGATCCGCTGA